The following are encoded together in the Robertmurraya sp. FSL R5-0851 genome:
- a CDS encoding 6-phospho-beta-glucosidase, protein MEGFIKYYDELPIREIWLVDIEAGKEKLDIVGNLAKRMVEKSGLPIKVHLTLDRREALEGADFVTTQLRVGLLEARKLDESIPLKHGVLGQETNGPGGLFKAFRTIPVILDICREMEELCPNAWLINFTNPAGMVTEAVLKHTKIKVVGLCNVPIGMEMGVAKLLDVDHSRVRIDFAGLNHLVYGLDVFVDGKSVKKEVISLLTDPNKAITMQNIHAMGWEPEFLQALNVLPCPYHNYYYKSGNMLEEELNKFREGNIRAEVVKRLEDDLFELYKDPTLDIKPPQLEKRGGAYYSDAAVRLIHSMYTDKRDIQAVNTRNNGTISNLPAQAAVEVSCVITKDGPKPISVGELPVAVRGLVGYMKSFEEVAIEAAVTGNYNTALLAMTMNPFIPSDQTAKTILNEMLEAHKEHLPQFTLK, encoded by the coding sequence ATTGAAGGATTTATTAAGTATTATGACGAACTACCAATAAGAGAAATATGGCTTGTTGATATTGAGGCAGGAAAAGAAAAGCTTGATATTGTTGGAAACTTAGCCAAACGAATGGTAGAAAAATCAGGGCTTCCGATCAAGGTTCACTTAACACTCGATCGAAGAGAAGCATTAGAAGGAGCAGACTTTGTCACCACTCAGTTGCGAGTAGGATTGCTAGAGGCTCGTAAACTGGACGAAAGCATCCCGTTAAAGCATGGAGTGTTGGGACAAGAAACGAACGGACCAGGAGGCCTGTTTAAAGCATTCCGTACCATCCCGGTAATTCTTGATATCTGCCGTGAGATGGAGGAACTTTGTCCGAACGCGTGGCTCATCAATTTTACCAACCCAGCTGGTATGGTAACAGAGGCCGTACTGAAACATACGAAAATAAAAGTGGTAGGGCTTTGTAATGTTCCGATTGGAATGGAAATGGGAGTTGCTAAATTATTGGACGTTGACCACAGTCGCGTAAGAATCGATTTTGCTGGATTAAATCATCTGGTGTATGGATTGGATGTTTTTGTTGATGGAAAATCGGTGAAAAAAGAAGTTATTTCTCTTTTAACAGACCCAAACAAGGCCATTACGATGCAAAATATCCATGCGATGGGATGGGAACCAGAATTTTTACAAGCATTAAATGTTCTCCCATGTCCATACCATAATTATTATTACAAGTCTGGTAACATGCTAGAAGAGGAGCTCAACAAATTCCGTGAAGGAAATATTCGAGCGGAGGTTGTCAAAAGATTAGAGGATGATTTATTTGAGCTGTACAAGGACCCTACTCTAGACATTAAGCCACCACAGCTAGAAAAAAGAGGTGGAGCTTATTACAGTGATGCAGCCGTTCGATTGATTCACTCGATGTATACAGATAAGCGAGATATCCAAGCAGTGAATACAAGAAATAACGGGACGATCTCCAATCTGCCGGCGCAAGCCGCTGTAGAAGTAAGTTGTGTCATTACAAAGGACGGTCCGAAGCCAATTAGCGTAGGAGAGCTACCTGTAGCGGTAAGAGGACTGGTTGGGTATATGAAATCTTTTGAAGAGGTTGCCATAGAAGCAGCGGTAACAGGAAACTACAACACAGCGCTTCTAGCGATGACGATGAACCCGTTTATTCCAAGTGATCAAACAGCGAAGACGATTCTCAATGAAATGTTAGAAGCGCATAAAGAGCATTTGCCGCAATTTACTTTAAAATAA